One part of the Rutidosis leptorrhynchoides isolate AG116_Rl617_1_P2 chromosome 1, CSIRO_AGI_Rlap_v1, whole genome shotgun sequence genome encodes these proteins:
- the LOC139886470 gene encoding alkaline/neutral invertase A, mitochondrial-like, translating into MASCSCIGLTTMKPSYCRILINYKRSSFLGFQIPNCNHHSSVTNLSKSRFKLHGSRGVHACNNKILGFRDVIDSNRKGFSGSGSNRGGYDRRFSRLVFKVASDYRNYSTSIDSHVNDTSWEKIYIQGGLNVKPLVIDRVVTKGENEEEVLDDNRSNVDIKSSEIKESEIEKEAWNLLRGSVVDYCGCPVGTVAAADPADKLPLNYDQVFIRDFVPSALAFLLNGEGEIVKNFLLHTLQLQSWEKTVDCHSPGQGLMPASFKVRSVPLDGKSGQFEDVLDPDFGESAIGRVAPVDSGLWWIILLRAYGKITGDYSLQERVDVQTGIRLILKLCLADGFDMFPTLLVTDGSCMIDRRMGIHGHPLEIQALFYSALRCSREIVTVNETTKDLVAAINNRLSALSFHIREYYWVDMKKVNEIYRYKTEEYSTDAINKFNIYPEQIPSWLVDWFPESGGYLIGNLQPAHMDFRFFTLGNLWAIVSSLGTPRQNDGILNLIEEKWDDLVGSMPLKICYPALEYEEWRIITGSDPKNTPWSYHNGGSWPTLLWQFTLACIKMKRPELARKAIALAEKKLSTDKWPEYYDTRYGRFIGKQSRLYQTWTIAGFLTAKKLLDNPEMASKLFWEEDYELLENCVCGLGKHGRKKCSRSAARSQI; encoded by the exons ATGGCTAGTTGTAGTTGTATTGGATTAACAACAATGAAGCCATCTTACTGTAGGATTTTAATTAACTACAAAAGATCTTCATTTTTAGGGTTTCAAATACCTAATTGTAATCATCATTCATCTGTAACCAATTTGTCGAAATCTCGATTTAAGTTGCATGGCTCAAGGGGAGTTCATGCTTGTAATAataagattttagggtttagagatgTAATTGATTCGAATCGGAAGGGTTTTAGTGGTTCCGGTTCGAATCGGGGAGGATATGATAGGAGATTCAGTAGGCTTGTATTTAAAGTAGCCTCGGATTATAGGAATTATTCAACATcgattgattcacatgttaatgacACAAGCTGGGAAAAGATTTACATTCAAGGTGGATTGAATGTGAAGCCTTTAGTTATTGATAGGGTAGTAACGAAAGGGGAAAATGAAGAGGAAGTGTTGGATGATAATCGTTCGAATGTAGATATAAAATCTTCGGAGATTAAAGAGTCTGAAATTGAGAAAGAAGCATGGAATTTGCTTCGAGGTTCGGTTGTGGATTATTGTGGATGTCCTGTGGGAACTGTTGCAGCAGCTGATCCAGCTGATAAGCTGCCACTGAACTATGATCAGGTGTTTATTCGGGATTTTGTTCCTTCGGCACTTGCGTTTTTGCTCAATGGTGAAGGCGAGATCGTTAAGAACTTTTTGCTTCATACTCTTCAACTGCAG AGTTGGGAAAAGACAGTTGACTGCCACAGCCCTGGGCAGGGGCTGATGCCGGCTAGCTTTAAAGTTCGAAGTGTACCACTTGATGGAAAATCTGGCCAATTCGAGGATGTTCTGGATCCTGATTTTGGTGAATCAGCAATTGGACGAGTTGCACCCGTTGATTCTG GTTTGTGGTGGATAATTTTGTTAAGGGCTTATGGGAAGATCACAGGTGACTACAGTTTGCAAGAGAGGGTGGATGTTCAAACGGGGATAAGATTAATACTCAAATTGTGCTTGGCTGATGGGTTTGATATGTTCCCTACTCTGTTGGTGACTGATGGCTCCTGTATGATCGATAGGAGGATGGGTATTCATGGCCACCCTCTTGAAATTCAA GCATTATTCTACTCGGCACTACGCTGCTCACGAGAAATTGTAACTGTCAATGAAACAACAAAGGATCTTGTAGCAGCCATTAACAACAGGCTGAGTGCTCTCTCGTTCCACATTCGTGAATACTATTGGGTTGATATGAAAAAAGTCAATGAAATATACCGTTACAAAACAGAGGAGTACTCAACTGATGCCATAAACAAATTCAACATCTACCCAGAACAGATCCCTTCTTGGTTAGTGGACTGGTTTCCAGAATCTGGTGGCTATCTCATTGGCAACTTACAACCAGCTCACATGGATTTTAGGTTTTTCACATTGGGTAATTTGTGGGCCATTGTTTCTTCATTGGGTACACCTAGACAGAATGATGGAATATTGAACTTGATTGAAGAGAAATGGGATGATCTTGTAGGTAGCATGCCTCTCAAGATCTGTTATCCTGCACTCGAGTATGAAGAATGGCGTATAATTACTGGTAGTGATCCTAAGAACAC ACCTTGGTCATACCATAATGGGGGATCCTGGCCTACGCTCCTTTGGCAG TTCACGCTTGCTTGTATCAAGATGAAGAGGCCAGAACTTGCAAGAAAAGCGATTGCTCTAGCCGAGAAGAAACTTTCAACAGATAAATGGCCCGAATATTATGATACAAGATATGGAAGATTCATCGGGAAACAATCCCGACTATATCAAACATGGACAATTGCTGGATTCCTGACCGCCAAAAAGTTGTTGGACAACCCTGAGATGGCGTCAAAGCTGTTTTGGGAAGAGGATTATGAACTTCTTGAGAACTGTGTGTGCGGGCTAGGAAAACATGGAAGAAAGAAATGCTCCCGGTCTGCAGCAAGATCTCAAATCTAA